Proteins co-encoded in one Malus sylvestris chromosome 7, drMalSylv7.2, whole genome shotgun sequence genomic window:
- the LOC126630117 gene encoding uncharacterized mitochondrial protein AtMg00810-like: protein MNTVGVLLSIAVNQSWPSYQIYVKNAFLHGELDEEVYMKLLPGQPQFHDTDMEKLVVLIYVDDLIVKGDNIEEINSLKHALQVRFALKDLGTLKYFLGIEMATSSKGLFLNQRKYILNLLKDADMVDCYFGRGILMKKNGNIAIMGYTNADWVGNSLDRKSTTGFCTFMGGNLVTWRSKKQSVIAQSIAEAEYRAMASTACELIWLKGLL, encoded by the exons ATGAACACAGTGGGAGTATTGTTGTCCATTGCAGTTAATCAATCTTGGCCTTCATATCAAATAtatgtgaagaatgcatttttACATGGTGAGCTAGATGAGGAAGTGTACATGAAGTTGCTCCCAGGTCAACCTCAATTCCATGATACTGACATG GAAAAATTggttgttttgatttatgttgatgacctCATAGTGAAGGGTGATAATATTGAGGAAATTAATTCCCTCAAGCATGCCCTCCAAGTTAGGTTTGCTCTTAAAGATTTGGGAACTCTTaagtattttcttggcattgaaATGGCCACATCTTCGAAGGGGCTCTTTCTAAATCAAAGGAAGTACATTCTTAATCTTCTAAAGGATGCTGATATGGTGGATT GCTATTTTGGTCGAGGTATATTGATGAAAAAGAATGGTAACATTGCCATCATGGGGTACACAAATGCTGATTGGGTTGGAAACTCTCTTGATCGTAAGTCAACCACTGGATTCTGCACATTTATGGGTGGCAATTTGGTCACATGGAGAAGTAAAAAACAAAGTGTCATAGCTCAATCAATTGCTGAGGCTGAGTATCGAGCAATGGCATCCACTGCTTGTGAGCTCATTTGGCTAAAAGGTCTTCTCTAA